A genomic segment from Brevundimonas mediterranea encodes:
- the galA gene encoding beta-galactosidase GalA: protein MQGATAAAVAAILPSTPALAATPETRRRIKLAFDWKFALGHAADIDKDFGFGRDQRTYAKTGGSETSPIAEAAKADFDDSAWTDVQTPHDWAIDLPYDSTPRILAPDQDDPRAAHGFHALGRDHPENSVGWYRRPLDIPADWAGRRIGLEFDGAFRQVVVFVNGIIVDEHAGGYSPFRIDITDVAQPGRPNWLTVRVDASLGEGWFYEGAGLYRHVWLTAANPVHVPPDGVFIRAEPQGSGARATVEAAVRNQSDSSRTATVRTVVVAPNGLEKARREVMLSLAPWRNENADLALAWDVAPLWSPADPQLHRLTTEIEIDGVVVDRIETPFGVRSAVFDAQRGFLLNGQPLKLLGACCHQDHAGVGAAIPDRLQDWRIEQLKAMGCNAYRASHNPAMPELMDACDRLGMLVIAETRRMSSDEESMTELATLVRRDRNRPSVIAWSIGNEEQAIQGNETGAAIARTMKRLVNRLDPSRPVTAAKDQDFDTGVSRVVDVLGFNYRTPQMEGYHARFPDQPILGSETGSTVSTRGEYVLDAARHIVPAYDREHPWWASTAEEWWTIAAERPYIAGGFIWTGFDYRGEPTPYSRWPSVGSYFGAMDSCGFPKDNYWYYRAWWRPEPLLHLFPHWNWEGREGEEIEVWVHSNLDRVELFVNGRSVGAKTVERNRHLAWSVPYAPGVLEARGYKNGHLVSTQRRETAGAPAALRLSVDRQRLTADGEDVAMIATSVVDARGRPCPRANDLVAFEVAGDARVIGVGNGDPVSHEPDRSDRRHLFNGLAQAIVQTGRKGGPITVTARADGLRPAVLRLDARNTKLST from the coding sequence ATGCAGGGCGCAACGGCGGCGGCTGTGGCGGCGATTCTTCCCTCAACCCCGGCCTTGGCGGCGACGCCCGAGACCCGACGACGCATCAAGCTGGCGTTCGATTGGAAGTTCGCTCTCGGCCACGCGGCGGACATCGACAAGGATTTCGGCTTCGGTCGAGATCAACGCACCTACGCCAAAACGGGCGGCTCCGAGACCTCCCCCATCGCCGAGGCGGCGAAGGCGGACTTCGACGATTCCGCCTGGACCGACGTCCAGACTCCGCACGACTGGGCGATCGACCTGCCCTACGATTCCACGCCTCGCATCCTGGCGCCCGATCAGGACGATCCCCGCGCCGCGCATGGGTTCCACGCCCTGGGCCGCGACCATCCCGAGAACAGCGTCGGGTGGTACCGACGCCCCCTGGACATCCCGGCCGACTGGGCCGGCCGCCGCATCGGACTGGAGTTCGACGGCGCGTTCCGCCAGGTCGTGGTCTTCGTCAACGGGATCATCGTCGACGAGCATGCCGGCGGCTATTCGCCCTTCCGCATCGACATCACCGACGTGGCGCAACCCGGCCGCCCCAACTGGCTGACCGTCCGTGTGGACGCCAGCTTGGGCGAGGGCTGGTTCTATGAAGGCGCGGGTCTTTACCGACATGTCTGGCTGACGGCGGCGAACCCGGTCCATGTGCCCCCCGACGGCGTGTTCATCCGGGCGGAGCCGCAGGGTTCGGGTGCACGGGCGACGGTCGAGGCGGCCGTGCGCAACCAGTCGGACTCGTCTCGCACGGCGACGGTGCGTACCGTCGTCGTGGCGCCGAACGGCCTGGAGAAGGCGCGACGGGAAGTCATGCTGTCGCTGGCGCCCTGGAGGAACGAAAACGCCGACCTGGCCCTGGCCTGGGACGTTGCTCCCCTGTGGTCGCCCGCCGATCCCCAGCTCCATCGGCTGACCACCGAAATCGAGATCGACGGCGTCGTGGTCGACCGGATCGAGACGCCCTTCGGCGTCCGGTCCGCGGTCTTCGACGCCCAACGCGGCTTCCTGCTCAATGGACAACCGCTGAAACTGCTCGGCGCCTGCTGTCACCAGGACCACGCCGGCGTCGGCGCCGCCATCCCGGATCGGCTCCAGGATTGGCGGATCGAACAGCTGAAGGCCATGGGCTGCAACGCCTATCGCGCCTCGCATAATCCGGCCATGCCGGAGCTGATGGACGCCTGCGACCGGCTGGGAATGCTGGTCATCGCCGAGACGCGGCGTATGTCCTCCGACGAAGAGTCCATGACAGAGCTGGCCACCCTGGTGCGGCGCGACCGCAACCGACCCTCGGTCATCGCCTGGTCGATCGGCAATGAAGAACAGGCGATCCAGGGCAACGAAACCGGCGCCGCCATCGCCCGCACCATGAAGCGGCTGGTCAACCGCCTGGACCCGTCCCGCCCCGTCACGGCCGCAAAGGACCAGGACTTCGACACCGGCGTATCGCGCGTCGTCGACGTTCTGGGCTTCAACTATCGCACCCCCCAGATGGAGGGCTATCACGCCCGCTTCCCAGATCAGCCCATCCTCGGCAGCGAGACGGGCAGCACGGTCTCGACCCGGGGCGAATATGTGCTGGACGCGGCCCGGCACATCGTCCCCGCCTATGACCGCGAACACCCCTGGTGGGCCTCGACCGCCGAGGAATGGTGGACCATTGCGGCTGAGCGCCCCTATATCGCCGGCGGCTTCATCTGGACCGGCTTCGACTATCGCGGCGAACCGACGCCCTACAGCCGTTGGCCCAGCGTCGGCTCCTACTTCGGCGCCATGGACTCCTGCGGCTTCCCGAAGGACAATTACTGGTACTACCGCGCCTGGTGGCGGCCCGAACCGCTGCTGCACCTGTTCCCGCACTGGAATTGGGAAGGGCGCGAAGGCGAGGAGATCGAGGTCTGGGTCCATTCCAACCTGGATCGCGTCGAACTGTTCGTGAACGGCCGCTCGGTCGGAGCGAAGACCGTCGAACGCAATCGTCACCTGGCCTGGTCCGTCCCCTATGCGCCGGGCGTGCTGGAGGCGCGCGGGTACAAGAATGGTCACCTAGTCTCGACCCAGCGTCGCGAGACCGCCGGCGCCCCGGCGGCTCTGCGTCTGTCCGTTGATCGTCAACGATTGACTGCCGACGGCGAGGACGTGGCCATGATCGCCACCAGCGTCGTGGACGCCCGTGGCCGACCCTGTCCGCGCGCCAACGACCTTGTCGCCTTCGAGGTTGCGGGCGACGCCCGGGTCATCGGCGTCGGCAACGGCGATCCTGTCAGCCACGAGCCGGATCGCAGCGACCGCCGACATCTGTTCAACGGACTGGCCCAGGCCATCGTCCAGACGGGCCGCAAAGGCGGCCCCATCACCGTCACCGCGCGGGCCGACGGGCTGCGGCCCGCCGTGCTTCGTCTCGACGCCCGCAACACCAAACTATCGACCTGA
- a CDS encoding peroxiredoxin has translation MTGLPRLNEPAPDFHARTTHGDRCLADYRGKWLILFSHPSDFTPVCTTEFIGFAKHADEFAAMNCDLLGLSIDSIFSHLAWTRNIKEKFGVEIPFPIIEDLKMEVAQAYGMIHPGAADTSAVRATFLIDPEGKLRAMVYYPMSNGRSIDEFVRLLTAIQTSDANGVATPEDWRPGQPAIVPPPKTAAAAEARASEGYDYTDWYFSTRELPDAPKAA, from the coding sequence ATGACCGGACTTCCCCGCCTCAACGAACCCGCCCCCGACTTCCACGCCCGCACGACCCACGGGGATCGCTGCCTGGCCGACTATCGCGGCAAATGGCTCATTCTCTTTTCCCACCCCTCCGACTTCACCCCGGTCTGCACGACCGAGTTCATCGGCTTCGCGAAGCACGCGGATGAGTTCGCCGCGATGAACTGCGACCTTCTGGGACTCTCGATCGACAGCATCTTCTCCCACCTGGCCTGGACCCGGAACATCAAGGAGAAGTTCGGCGTCGAAATCCCCTTCCCCATCATCGAGGACCTGAAGATGGAGGTGGCCCAAGCCTATGGGATGATCCATCCGGGCGCGGCCGACACCTCAGCCGTTCGCGCGACCTTCCTGATCGATCCGGAAGGCAAGCTTCGCGCCATGGTCTATTACCCCATGAGCAACGGCCGCAGCATCGACGAGTTCGTCCGACTGCTGACCGCCATCCAGACGTCGGACGCCAATGGCGTGGCGACCCCGGAAGACTGGCGCCCGGGCCAGCCGGCCATCGTGCCCCCGCCCAAGACCGCCGCGGCGGCCGAGGCCCGCGCCTCCGAAGGCTACGACTACACCGACTGGTACTTCTCGACGCGCGAGCTCCCCGACGCCCCGAAAGCCGCCTGA
- a CDS encoding TonB-dependent receptor → MTANRKTIAAASVSLAALLAAAPVWAQEAPATDDAAQVDEVVVTGIRASLRDAIGVKRRSDLVVEAISSEDIGQLPNVTIAEELVRLPGVNGTRDRGNQSQASIRGLGPRLVLGLVNGREVASSEPDRNVRWEIYPSEVVSGVEVYKSQSADLISGGIAGTINIRTIRPLDYRGPSFVGTAGAVYYEGGEDLPDYDPLGSRFSASLTHRLTDTLGVNLGVTHQEQKNGYSTFEGWGWNDEDTGGSPGDIDGDGDLDATFWGAQTQVKRLTETRNGVNGALQWKPSDQFELNMDALYSKVEIDEDQNQIWYGRNNTYSNFAGASGWAYGDPAASYTIIDGTVVAATLPFASVTNVIAKYVEDKTLLATGLNGKWMSGAWTLTGDVAYSKAERENLWRAIFTEHYPALAGVDMTPGRTPSAFASYDTSDPSFQPLFDYVPGQADGGKLTDELTSAQFDVAHYGGETGVTKTSFGVRASDRSKAYERLLWTQAPIVATLPSSLLSSFTVSDFDTPGFLNGDFDAVAQAAYGGFVQPADAVDEASGWSVDETVFEAYVKVDFAGDFAGLPVTGNVGMRAVQTETTSNGYESVNSGALTPISIDNDYFELLPSLNLTLALAEDQQLRFGLARTLARPPLDELRAGRTLFNTSPPPTGSAGNPNLTPYIANQVDLSYEWYFAPEALFAAAAYYKDVETHIGYFTQPVTIDGVTYNVTGPFNGDGGGISGIELTFQTPFRFIPALENFGVYANFAYVDSDVKEFSPANNPLESTGLARETATVDLWYSDGKFESRLGYKYHSPFTVISGWDGSALRTLDNESTLDFSASYQVTSNLGVRFQASNLTDEEVNTYYDNDENRLASNTRFGRRFSLDATFRY, encoded by the coding sequence ATGACCGCCAATCGCAAGACCATCGCCGCCGCCAGCGTATCGCTGGCCGCCCTTCTCGCCGCAGCCCCCGTCTGGGCCCAGGAGGCCCCCGCCACCGACGACGCCGCCCAGGTCGACGAGGTTGTCGTCACCGGCATCCGCGCCTCGCTGCGCGACGCGATCGGCGTCAAGCGCCGCTCTGACCTGGTGGTCGAGGCCATCTCCTCCGAGGACATCGGCCAACTGCCGAACGTGACCATCGCCGAAGAGCTGGTGCGTCTTCCCGGCGTCAACGGCACGCGCGACCGCGGCAACCAAAGCCAGGCCTCGATCCGGGGCCTCGGCCCGCGCCTGGTGCTGGGCCTCGTCAACGGCCGCGAGGTCGCCTCGTCGGAGCCGGACCGCAACGTCCGCTGGGAAATCTATCCGTCGGAGGTCGTCTCGGGCGTCGAGGTCTACAAGTCCCAGTCGGCCGACCTGATTTCCGGCGGCATCGCCGGCACCATCAACATCCGCACCATCCGCCCGCTGGACTATCGCGGCCCCAGCTTCGTCGGCACCGCCGGCGCGGTCTATTACGAGGGCGGCGAGGACCTGCCTGACTATGATCCGCTGGGTTCGCGCTTCAGCGCCAGCCTTACCCATCGGCTTACCGATACCCTCGGCGTCAACCTGGGTGTGACCCACCAGGAGCAGAAGAACGGCTATTCGACCTTCGAGGGCTGGGGCTGGAACGACGAAGATACGGGCGGATCGCCCGGCGATATCGACGGCGACGGCGATCTGGACGCGACCTTCTGGGGCGCCCAGACCCAGGTCAAACGCCTGACCGAGACCCGCAACGGCGTAAACGGCGCCCTGCAATGGAAGCCGTCCGACCAGTTCGAACTGAACATGGACGCCCTCTATTCGAAGGTCGAAATCGACGAGGACCAGAACCAGATTTGGTACGGCAGGAACAACACCTACTCGAACTTTGCCGGCGCCTCCGGCTGGGCCTACGGCGATCCGGCCGCCTCCTACACCATCATCGACGGCACAGTGGTCGCCGCCACGCTGCCATTCGCCTCGGTCACCAACGTCATCGCCAAATACGTCGAGGACAAGACGCTGCTGGCCACGGGGCTGAACGGCAAGTGGATGTCGGGCGCCTGGACCCTGACCGGCGACGTCGCCTATTCGAAGGCCGAGCGCGAGAACCTCTGGCGCGCGATCTTCACCGAACACTATCCGGCGCTCGCCGGCGTCGACATGACGCCGGGCCGGACGCCGTCGGCCTTCGCCAGCTATGATACGTCAGACCCCAGCTTCCAGCCGCTGTTTGACTATGTCCCCGGCCAGGCGGACGGCGGCAAGCTGACGGACGAACTGACGTCGGCCCAGTTCGACGTCGCCCACTACGGCGGCGAGACGGGCGTCACCAAGACCTCCTTCGGCGTCCGCGCCTCTGACCGGTCGAAGGCCTACGAGCGACTGCTGTGGACCCAGGCGCCGATCGTCGCCACCCTTCCCTCGTCGCTGCTCAGCAGCTTCACCGTCTCCGACTTCGACACCCCGGGCTTCCTGAACGGCGATTTCGACGCTGTGGCCCAGGCGGCCTACGGCGGCTTCGTCCAGCCCGCAGACGCCGTGGACGAGGCCTCGGGATGGTCCGTCGATGAAACGGTGTTCGAGGCCTATGTGAAGGTCGATTTCGCCGGCGACTTCGCGGGCCTGCCCGTCACTGGCAACGTCGGCATGCGTGCGGTTCAGACCGAGACCACCAGCAACGGCTATGAATCCGTCAACAGCGGAGCCCTGACGCCGATCTCGATCGACAATGACTATTTCGAACTTCTGCCCAGCCTGAACCTGACCCTGGCCCTGGCCGAAGACCAACAGCTGCGGTTTGGCCTGGCCCGGACCCTGGCGCGTCCGCCGCTGGATGAACTGCGCGCCGGCCGCACCCTGTTCAACACCAGCCCTCCGCCCACAGGCTCGGCCGGCAACCCGAACCTGACCCCCTACATCGCCAACCAGGTCGACCTGTCCTACGAGTGGTATTTCGCGCCGGAAGCCCTGTTCGCCGCCGCCGCCTACTACAAGGACGTCGAGACCCACATCGGCTACTTCACCCAGCCGGTGACCATCGACGGCGTGACCTACAATGTCACCGGTCCGTTCAACGGCGACGGCGGCGGCATCAGCGGCATCGAGCTGACCTTCCAGACGCCGTTCCGCTTTATCCCGGCGCTCGAGAATTTCGGCGTTTACGCCAACTTCGCCTATGTCGATTCCGACGTGAAGGAGTTCTCGCCGGCCAACAACCCGCTGGAGTCGACCGGCCTGGCCCGCGAGACGGCGACGGTCGACCTCTGGTACTCCGACGGCAAGTTCGAGAGCCGGCTGGGCTACAAGTACCACAGCCCCTTCACCGTCATCAGCGGCTGGGACGGGTCTGCGCTGCGCACGCTGGACAACGAATCCACCCTGGACTTCAGCGCCTCCTACCAGGTGACGTCGAACCTGGGCGTACGCTTCCAGGCCAGCAACCTGACCGATGAAGAGGTCAACACCTACTACGACAACGACGAGAACCGTCTGGCCAGCAACACCCGCTTCGGTCGCCGGTTCAGCCTCGACGCCACCTTCCGCTACTGA
- a CDS encoding glycoside hydrolase family 53 protein, giving the protein MKIRRILLPAFAALMALPAQAQQAGQPAPFYFGADLSYVNEMEDCGAIYRKDGQARDPYGLFAEMGTNLVRVRIWNDAEWTNYSDLDDVRETIRRARAARMEVLLDFHYSDDWADGDKQIVPKAWRSMRDDTPALAQALYDYTFQTLRTLDAEGLMPDQVQVGNETNPEMMGELDWKTARPGINWERNAALFNAGIKAVRDAGAQSSIQPLVMLHIAQPENVEPWFADAWKHGVTDFDLIGVSYYRKWSTQGLDGLEQTINRLRHRYPAEVVVVETAYPFTTDSADDSPNLLGEDSLLPGYPATYEGQRQYMVDLTQRVKFAGGVGVVYWEPAWVSTDCSTRWGQGSNWENATYFDWRRDGEPTPAATFAQAAYQEPTTITLTIRRPEGAAGSLWLWGDFLGANDVAVRLAPDGSDPGLYRYTTKVRPETDIRFQVFDRRPFERGLLESGQVIAVHVGNDDFVGVYSTTR; this is encoded by the coding sequence ATGAAGATCCGCCGCATCCTCCTTCCCGCCTTCGCCGCCCTGATGGCCTTGCCCGCGCAAGCCCAGCAGGCGGGCCAGCCGGCGCCCTTCTATTTCGGCGCCGACCTGTCCTATGTGAACGAGATGGAGGACTGCGGCGCGATCTATCGCAAGGACGGTCAGGCCCGCGATCCCTATGGCCTGTTCGCCGAAATGGGGACCAATCTGGTGCGGGTCCGGATCTGGAACGACGCCGAATGGACCAACTACAGCGACCTGGACGATGTGCGCGAAACCATCCGCCGCGCCCGCGCGGCCCGAATGGAGGTTCTGCTCGACTTCCACTATTCGGACGACTGGGCCGACGGGGACAAGCAGATCGTGCCCAAGGCCTGGCGGTCGATGCGCGACGACACGCCGGCCCTGGCCCAGGCTCTTTATGACTACACTTTCCAGACCCTTCGGACGCTCGACGCCGAAGGCCTGATGCCGGACCAGGTTCAGGTCGGCAATGAAACCAACCCCGAAATGATGGGCGAGCTCGACTGGAAGACCGCCCGCCCCGGCATCAACTGGGAACGCAACGCCGCCCTGTTCAACGCCGGGATCAAGGCCGTACGCGACGCCGGCGCCCAGTCCAGCATCCAGCCTTTGGTCATGCTGCACATCGCCCAGCCCGAGAACGTCGAACCCTGGTTCGCCGACGCCTGGAAGCACGGAGTCACCGACTTCGACCTGATCGGCGTCAGCTATTATCGCAAATGGTCGACCCAGGGCCTGGACGGACTGGAGCAGACGATCAATCGTCTGCGCCATCGCTATCCGGCGGAGGTGGTTGTGGTCGAGACCGCCTATCCGTTCACCACGGACTCGGCGGACGATTCCCCGAACCTGCTGGGCGAGGACTCCCTCTTGCCCGGCTATCCCGCCACCTACGAGGGCCAGCGCCAGTACATGGTCGATCTGACCCAGCGGGTGAAGTTCGCTGGCGGCGTGGGTGTCGTCTATTGGGAACCGGCTTGGGTCTCTACCGACTGCTCGACCCGCTGGGGTCAGGGATCCAACTGGGAGAACGCGACCTACTTCGACTGGCGACGCGACGGGGAACCGACCCCTGCGGCGACCTTCGCCCAAGCCGCCTATCAAGAACCGACGACCATCACTCTGACCATTCGTCGTCCCGAGGGCGCCGCCGGGTCATTGTGGCTCTGGGGCGATTTCCTAGGCGCCAACGACGTCGCCGTGCGGCTCGCACCCGACGGCTCCGACCCAGGTCTTTACCGTTACACGACGAAAGTCAGGCCCGAAACCGACATCCGATTCCAAGTCTTCGACCGCCGCCCCTTCGAACGGGGTCTGCTCGAATCCGGCCAAGTGATAGCCGTTCACGTTGGAAATGACGACTTCGTCGGGGTCTATTCGACTACGCGCTGA
- a CDS encoding IlvD/Edd family dehydratase, protein MTDTSKTPPPSKTLRSRAWFDNPENPDMTALYLERYLNYGLTRKELQSDKPIIGIAQTGSDLSPCNRHHLVLAERVREGIREAGGIAMEFPVHPIQETGKRPTAGLDRNLAYLGLVESLYGYPLDGVVLTIGCDKTTPACLMAAATVDIPAIALSVGPMLNGWHRGERTGSGTIIWKARQMMAAGEIDYDGFIELVASSAPSVGYCNTMGTATTMNSLAEALGMSLPGSAAIPAPYRERAQVAYETGLRIVEMVREDLKPSDILTKEAFHNAIVVNSAIGGSTNAPIHLTALARHAHVDVPLKDWQTEGLHVPLLVNLQPAGAYLGEDYFHAGGVPAVVSELMKQGLIRENALTVTGKSIGDNCRDAEIVLPDVIKTFDAPMKTDAGFVVFTGNLFNSAIMKLSVISPEFRERYLSNPDDLNAFEGPAVVFDGPEDYHHRIDDESLGITEQTLLFMRGAGPIGYPGAAEVVNMRPPSYLIKKGVSALACIGDGRQSGTSGSPSILNASPEAAAGGNIALLKTGDRVRIDMNTGRADILISDEELAERRKTFEAAGGYKYPASQTPWQEMQRAVVGQLETGAVLEPAVKYHRIVDRFGLPRDSH, encoded by the coding sequence ATGACCGATACCTCAAAGACCCCTCCCCCCTCCAAGACGCTCCGCAGCCGCGCCTGGTTCGACAATCCGGAAAATCCGGACATGACGGCCCTCTATCTTGAGCGCTATCTGAACTACGGCCTGACGCGCAAAGAGCTGCAGTCCGACAAGCCGATCATCGGCATCGCCCAGACCGGTTCGGACCTGTCGCCGTGCAACCGCCACCACCTGGTGCTGGCCGAGCGCGTGCGTGAAGGCATCCGTGAGGCGGGCGGCATCGCCATGGAGTTCCCAGTTCACCCGATCCAGGAAACCGGCAAGCGCCCGACCGCCGGCCTGGACCGCAACCTGGCCTATCTGGGGCTGGTCGAGAGCCTGTACGGCTATCCGCTGGACGGGGTCGTCCTGACCATCGGCTGCGACAAGACCACGCCCGCCTGCCTGATGGCGGCGGCCACCGTCGACATCCCCGCCATCGCCCTGTCGGTCGGACCCATGCTGAACGGCTGGCACCGGGGCGAGCGTACCGGGTCGGGCACGATCATCTGGAAGGCGCGCCAGATGATGGCGGCCGGCGAGATCGACTATGACGGCTTCATCGAGTTGGTGGCGTCCTCGGCTCCGTCGGTCGGTTACTGCAACACCATGGGCACGGCGACGACGATGAACTCGCTGGCCGAGGCCCTGGGCATGTCGCTGCCCGGCTCGGCCGCCATTCCCGCCCCCTACCGCGAGCGCGCCCAGGTCGCCTATGAGACCGGGCTACGGATCGTCGAGATGGTGCGCGAAGATCTGAAGCCGTCAGACATCCTGACGAAAGAGGCCTTCCACAACGCCATCGTCGTCAACTCGGCCATCGGCGGCTCGACCAACGCCCCGATCCACCTCACCGCCCTGGCCCGCCACGCCCATGTCGACGTGCCGCTGAAGGACTGGCAGACTGAGGGGCTGCACGTTCCGCTGCTGGTCAATCTGCAGCCCGCCGGCGCCTATCTGGGCGAGGACTATTTCCACGCCGGCGGCGTGCCGGCGGTGGTGTCAGAGCTGATGAAACAGGGGCTGATCCGCGAGAACGCCCTGACCGTCACCGGCAAGTCGATCGGCGACAATTGCCGCGACGCCGAGATCGTCCTGCCCGATGTGATCAAGACCTTCGACGCCCCGATGAAGACCGACGCCGGCTTCGTCGTCTTCACCGGCAATCTGTTCAACTCGGCCATCATGAAGCTGAGCGTGATCTCACCCGAGTTCCGCGAACGCTATCTGTCCAACCCCGATGACCTGAACGCCTTCGAGGGCCCTGCCGTCGTGTTCGACGGACCCGAGGACTATCATCACCGGATCGACGACGAGAGCCTGGGCATCACCGAACAAACCCTGCTGTTCATGCGCGGCGCCGGCCCCATCGGCTATCCGGGCGCGGCCGAGGTCGTGAACATGCGGCCGCCGTCCTACCTGATCAAGAAGGGCGTCAGCGCCCTGGCCTGTATCGGCGACGGACGCCAGTCGGGCACCTCCGGTTCGCCGTCGATCCTGAACGCCTCGCCGGAAGCGGCGGCGGGCGGGAACATCGCCCTGCTGAAGACCGGCGACCGGGTGCGGATCGACATGAACACCGGCCGCGCCGACATCCTGATCTCGGACGAGGAACTGGCCGAGCGCCGCAAGACGTTCGAGGCGGCGGGCGGCTACAAATACCCGGCCTCCCAGACGCCGTGGCAGGAAATGCAGCGCGCGGTGGTCGGTCAGTTGGAGACCGGCGCCGTGCTGGAACCGGCGGTCAAATACCACCGGATCGTCGACAGGTTCGGTCTGCCTCGCGACAGCCACTGA
- a CDS encoding DsrE family protein, whose protein sequence is MLAAGGVDADHRQIVVVLHGAATTAVLSDAAWAARGKGDANLNSALIRALLAAGVQVRLCGQAMAGHGVTEAELEPGVTVDLAALMTVIHHQQAGYALIVN, encoded by the coding sequence ATGCTGGCGGCGGGCGGCGTCGACGCCGACCATCGTCAGATCGTCGTCGTCCTGCACGGCGCCGCCACGACTGCGGTCCTGTCCGACGCCGCCTGGGCCGCGCGCGGCAAGGGCGACGCCAATCTCAACAGCGCCCTGATCCGCGCCCTTCTCGCCGCCGGCGTTCAGGTGCGCCTGTGCGGCCAGGCCATGGCGGGCCACGGCGTCACGGAAGCCGAACTCGAGCCGGGCGTGACCGTCGATCTCGCCGCCCTGATGACGGTGATTCACCATCAACAGGCGGGCTATGCGCTGATCGTCAATTGA